From Methanobacterium congolense, one genomic window encodes:
- a CDS encoding CDGSH iron-sulfur domain-containing protein, with the protein MLKVDEKNYKIKIMKNGPYIVSGGVPLYKMAIGTDDDGNSYQWCSKEEVPCGGTYALCRCGQSNDKPFCDGSHVKSGFDGTETASRNPYMDEAMETDGPTIKLLDVWPLCDHSRFCMRAGGIRKLVSESDNPEARKIAVEEAESCPSGRLVLVDKETGEKVEPEFEPSIVMVHDPNKDCEGPIWVRGGIPIESEDGHTYEIRNRVTLCQCGKSENKPFCDGSHWMSPEKKKEWRAKWE; encoded by the coding sequence ATGTTAAAGGTGGATGAAAAAAATTACAAGATCAAGATCATGAAAAACGGCCCATACATAGTTTCAGGTGGAGTACCACTCTACAAGATGGCTATAGGCACTGATGATGATGGAAACTCCTACCAGTGGTGTTCAAAGGAAGAAGTACCTTGTGGAGGTACCTACGCCCTCTGCAGATGTGGTCAGTCAAATGACAAACCCTTCTGTGACGGCAGTCATGTTAAATCAGGATTTGACGGCACTGAAACAGCCAGCAGAAATCCCTACATGGATGAGGCTATGGAAACAGATGGTCCAACCATTAAGTTACTGGACGTGTGGCCACTTTGTGACCATTCACGCTTCTGTATGAGGGCTGGAGGAATAAGAAAGCTCGTTTCAGAATCTGATAACCCTGAGGCCAGAAAAATTGCTGTAGAAGAGGCTGAAAGCTGCCCATCAGGTAGATTGGTTCTGGTTGATAAGGAAACAGGTGAAAAAGTTGAACCAGAATTTGAACCTTCTATAGTAATGGTCCATGACCCTAATAAGGACTGTGAAGGTCCAATCTGGGTTAGAGGAGGAATTCCAATAGAATCGGAGGACGGCCACACGTATGAAATCAGGAACAGGGTAACCCTCTGCCAATGTGGTAAATCCGAGAACAAACCTTTCTGTGACGGCAGCCATTGGATGTCACCTGAAAAGAAGAAAGAATGGCGGGCCAAATGGGAATAA
- a CDS encoding FAD-dependent oxidoreductase, with protein sequence MEKKILGKHESFWIDTTPETDFPELEEGLYVDVVIIGGGIAGVTTAALLKDAGKKVVVLEADRIVKDVTAATTAKISVSQGLVYQEYTSKFGESQAQNYAQANKNAVKIIKRLVDDYSIDCDFEVTPCYVYTTSEDLVEKLKLEAEAAQKIGIAAVYTDDIPLPFETVGGVLYRDQAQFNPRKYIIGLAEHVEGDGSHIFEKTRVLDVKNNAPNEVITEKGILKADQVVVASHFPVYDPDNIYSQLETARSYVMAFYPKQNFPEGMFIDMNPIHTYRTVSTDKGRLVIVGGEHHPVGRVEDTFKYYKDLEEYIRTHVEVRSIEYSWSSQDIYVSDGVPVVGQTSEDGIYIATGFRAWGITNGTNAAILIRDLILGIENPMKEFFNPLRFKNQETSKKIMRYEKHISREVRWPVCLEVSDFPVESGRIVETGTGNFAVYRDVNGELFVLQAGCTHKGCTLSWNNAEKSWDCPCNGSRFNFRGEVIHGPAVKGLERIKTEKSGGC encoded by the coding sequence ATGGAAAAGAAGATACTTGGAAAACATGAATCCTTCTGGATAGACACGACTCCAGAAACAGATTTTCCCGAGCTTGAAGAGGGATTGTATGTTGATGTTGTTATTATCGGTGGTGGAATAGCAGGTGTAACTACTGCAGCACTTTTAAAGGATGCTGGGAAGAAAGTGGTTGTTTTGGAAGCAGACAGAATAGTTAAAGATGTCACTGCTGCAACAACAGCTAAGATAAGTGTTTCACAGGGGTTAGTTTATCAGGAGTACACATCTAAATTCGGTGAATCTCAGGCCCAAAACTATGCTCAAGCCAATAAAAATGCAGTAAAAATCATAAAACGTCTTGTGGACGATTACAGTATAGACTGTGACTTTGAAGTAACTCCCTGTTATGTTTACACCACATCAGAAGATCTAGTTGAAAAACTCAAGTTAGAGGCAGAAGCTGCACAAAAGATTGGAATAGCTGCGGTTTACACGGATGACATTCCCCTCCCATTTGAAACAGTTGGTGGGGTGTTGTACAGGGATCAGGCCCAGTTCAATCCCAGAAAATACATCATAGGGCTTGCAGAGCATGTTGAGGGAGATGGAAGCCACATATTCGAGAAAACAAGGGTACTGGACGTGAAGAACAACGCTCCAAATGAAGTCATAACTGAAAAGGGCATTCTAAAGGCAGACCAAGTTGTTGTGGCCAGCCACTTTCCAGTTTACGACCCAGACAACATTTACAGCCAGCTTGAAACAGCCAGATCCTATGTCATGGCATTTTATCCCAAGCAAAACTTTCCAGAGGGAATGTTCATAGATATGAACCCTATCCACACCTACAGAACAGTTTCAACTGACAAAGGAAGGTTAGTTATAGTTGGTGGGGAACATCATCCTGTAGGAAGGGTTGAAGACACCTTCAAATACTACAAAGATCTGGAAGAGTATATAAGAACTCATGTTGAAGTTAGATCCATTGAATACTCATGGTCCAGTCAGGACATCTACGTTTCAGACGGAGTTCCAGTTGTTGGACAGACATCGGAGGATGGAATCTACATTGCAACGGGATTCAGGGCGTGGGGAATAACCAATGGGACCAATGCAGCGATCCTAATAAGAGACCTTATACTGGGAATAGAAAATCCAATGAAGGAATTCTTCAACCCACTACGGTTCAAAAATCAAGAAACATCCAAGAAAATTATGAGATATGAGAAACATATCTCTAGAGAGGTTAGATGGCCTGTATGCCTCGAGGTCTCAGACTTCCCAGTTGAAAGTGGAAGGATAGTTGAAACTGGAACAGGAAACTTCGCAGTTTACAGAGATGTAAATGGAGAACTTTTCGTTCTTCAAGCTGGATGCACCCACAAGGGATGCACACTCTCATGGAATAACGCTGAAAAAAGCTGGGACTGTCCATGTAATGGCTCAAGATTTAATTTCAGGGGAGAAGTTATCCACGGGCCGGCTGTAAAGGGCCTTGAAAGGATAAAAACAGAAAAGAGTGGGGGATGTTAA
- a CDS encoding DODA-type extradiol aromatic ring-opening family dioxygenase: MTKGQFSPIFVSHGAPTMPLEDIPAKNFLMKLGTLYKNVEAVLCISAHWATSHPVVNAVEKPETIHDFYGFPSELYDINYPAAGSPELAERTAELIKASGIPCAIDENRGLDHGAWVPMRLMFPDADVPVVQLSIQEHLDPSRHHDLGLAIEELSSENVLIIGSGGAVHPLGYAPLGPGAITDTWAVEFDDWLTRSVQHGDEDALKNYRKIAPYPERAHPYPDHFMPLLTALGAAGKGATGEMIHHSWYWGDLGMAAYRFGKP; this comes from the coding sequence ATGACTAAAGGACAATTTTCACCTATTTTTGTATCCCATGGGGCTCCAACAATGCCCTTAGAAGATATTCCTGCCAAAAATTTTTTAATGAAACTTGGAACCCTCTACAAAAATGTGGAGGCGGTTCTATGCATCTCTGCACACTGGGCAACATCCCACCCAGTAGTGAATGCAGTTGAAAAACCTGAAACAATACATGACTTCTACGGATTTCCCAGTGAACTCTACGATATAAATTATCCTGCAGCGGGTTCACCTGAACTGGCTGAAAGAACCGCAGAACTTATAAAAGCTTCGGGAATACCATGTGCAATTGATGAAAACCGTGGCCTCGACCATGGCGCATGGGTGCCCATGAGGTTGATGTTTCCAGATGCAGACGTGCCTGTTGTCCAGTTATCTATACAGGAGCATCTTGATCCATCAAGACATCATGATCTTGGACTTGCAATAGAGGAACTGTCCAGTGAAAATGTTCTGATAATTGGAAGTGGAGGTGCCGTCCATCCGTTAGGTTACGCACCCCTGGGCCCCGGTGCAATAACAGACACTTGGGCAGTTGAATTCGATGATTGGCTCACCAGATCCGTGCAGCATGGGGATGAAGACGCGCTTAAAAACTACCGTAAAATCGCACCCTATCCTGAACGTGCACATCCATACCCCGACCATTTCATGCCCCTTCTAACAGCCCTGGGCGCTGCAGGTAAGGGTGCAACTGGTGAAATGATCCACCACAGCTGGTACTGGGGAGACCTTGGAATGGCAGCTTATAGATTCGGAAAACCATGA
- a CDS encoding FmdE family protein has protein sequence MEKTAEIIPFSEVTKFHGHVCPGSAIGYRVAEIAIKNLISPRAVDEELLAVVENDSCSVDAIQVVTGCTMGKGNLIFKDYGKQAYTFMNRKTGETVRIALKESIETWNPEFAAARQKAFSEGATPQDKKEFERIKNEITDKILTAPAEELFQVEKVEMEFPEEARIFNSVECAKCGEMVAEHRARIENGVIVCIPCFSEYSRN, from the coding sequence ATGGAAAAAACAGCAGAAATAATCCCCTTCTCAGAGGTAACCAAGTTCCACGGCCATGTGTGCCCAGGTTCAGCCATAGGCTATCGTGTGGCTGAAATAGCAATCAAGAATCTGATATCTCCACGTGCAGTTGATGAAGAACTTCTTGCAGTGGTTGAAAATGACAGTTGCAGTGTCGATGCAATTCAGGTTGTTACCGGCTGTACAATGGGTAAAGGAAATCTTATATTCAAGGATTACGGTAAACAGGCATACACCTTCATGAACAGAAAAACAGGTGAAACAGTGAGGATAGCCCTCAAGGAGAGCATTGAAACTTGGAATCCAGAATTTGCAGCTGCAAGGCAGAAGGCATTCTCTGAAGGTGCAACCCCTCAGGATAAAAAAGAATTTGAAAGGATAAAGAATGAAATCACGGATAAAATACTAACGGCACCAGCAGAGGAACTTTTCCAGGTTGAAAAGGTTGAAATGGAGTTTCCAGAGGAAGCAAGGATATTCAATTCTGTTGAATGTGCGAAGTGTGGGGAAATGGTTGCAGAGCACCGTGCACGTATTGAAAATGGTGTGATCGTTTGCATACCTTGCTTCAGTGAGTATTCAAGGAACTAA
- a CDS encoding DUF4013 domain-containing protein, whose protein sequence is MDLKDIISNSLDFPIYNKEHVKKWLIFGLITLAGYLLIPLIFAAGYQLRTIRKTIEGDSELPEFNEWVKMFTDGFKVIVAQLIYYLAPLIFIFAGVVSFYMGNGWGMLLILVGIILLIPALMLFAIAISNFAYHGNFGAAFDLKEIFQRIKTIGKGRFILWWIATILIAIIIAALGEFINIGSRAIGFFLVPLIFDSFVALFEARSQGLIYRDSLDGTEEVLVNETE, encoded by the coding sequence ATGGATTTAAAGGATATAATATCGAATTCTCTTGATTTTCCTATTTACAATAAGGAACATGTGAAAAAGTGGCTTATTTTTGGATTGATCACTCTGGCAGGTTACCTTCTAATACCCTTAATATTCGCTGCCGGCTACCAACTTAGGACAATCAGAAAAACTATTGAAGGAGACTCAGAGCTTCCAGAATTCAATGAATGGGTTAAGATGTTCACTGATGGATTTAAAGTAATTGTGGCCCAGTTGATATACTATTTGGCACCGTTAATCTTCATATTTGCAGGAGTGGTATCCTTTTATATGGGGAACGGCTGGGGGATGCTGCTTATTTTAGTTGGAATAATTCTTCTCATACCTGCACTGATGCTTTTCGCCATTGCAATATCTAACTTTGCTTATCATGGAAATTTTGGTGCTGCTTTCGACTTGAAAGAAATATTTCAAAGGATAAAAACAATTGGTAAGGGTAGATTTATCCTTTGGTGGATTGCAACTATTTTAATTGCAATTATAATAGCTGCTCTTGGAGAGTTCATCAATATAGGTAGTAGGGCAATTGGCTTTTTCCTTGTACCTTTGATATTTGATTCATTTGTAGCTTTATTTGAAGCTAGATCTCAAGGACTGATATATAGGGATTCTTTAGATGGTACTGAGGAAGTTCTTGTTAATGAAACAGAATAA
- the hisF gene encoding imidazole glycerol phosphate synthase subunit HisF: protein MLAKRIIPCLDCDLQVPHGRVVKGVEFKQIRYAGEPVELATRYYEDGADEIVFLDITASHERRETMADVIKATTENVFVPICVGGGIRKPADYVNMLRAGADKCSTNTAAIHNPDLINEASKVVGSQACVIGIDAKRRYVSDPKDAPDKTVIATEKGYCWFDCSIYGGREFTGIDALKWASECQGRGAGEILLTSMDRDGTKDGYDLELTRAMSENLDIPVIASGGVGNPEHIYEAFTKGKADAALAASIFHFNEYPVYVVKDYLKEKGVEVRI from the coding sequence ATGCTTGCCAAAAGAATCATACCATGTTTAGACTGCGACCTCCAGGTCCCCCACGGCCGTGTGGTCAAGGGAGTGGAATTCAAACAGATAAGATATGCCGGGGAACCTGTGGAACTTGCAACCCGATACTACGAGGATGGTGCAGATGAAATAGTGTTCCTGGACATAACAGCATCACACGAACGCAGGGAAACCATGGCAGATGTTATAAAGGCCACAACAGAGAACGTTTTCGTGCCAATCTGTGTTGGTGGGGGAATAAGAAAACCAGCAGACTACGTGAACATGCTCAGGGCAGGTGCAGATAAATGCTCAACCAACACCGCTGCAATCCACAACCCGGACCTCATAAATGAGGCCTCAAAGGTGGTTGGAAGCCAGGCATGTGTCATAGGCATAGACGCCAAGAGACGCTACGTTTCAGATCCAAAGGATGCACCTGACAAGACCGTCATCGCAACTGAAAAGGGTTACTGCTGGTTCGACTGCAGCATCTACGGTGGCAGAGAATTCACAGGAATAGATGCCCTTAAATGGGCATCTGAATGCCAGGGAAGGGGAGCTGGAGAGATACTCCTAACATCCATGGACAGGGACGGTACCAAGGACGGCTACGACCTGGAGCTGACACGTGCAATGAGCGAAAACCTGGACATACCTGTGATTGCCTCGGGTGGTGTAGGTAACCCAGAACATATCTACGAAGCATTCACCAAGGGTAAAGCAGATGCAGCACTTGCTGCAAGTATCTTCCACTTCAACGAGTATCCTGTGTATGTGGTGAAGGATTACTTGAAGGAGAAGGGTGTTGAAGTGAGAATTTAA
- a CDS encoding AlbA family DNA-binding domain-containing protein, protein MIRKNIEEITEEDLQSLVEDEVLESRTIEYKSALNIGRDKDKREFLADVSSFTNASGGDLIFGIKENDGIPTEVEGIPVDNLDELKGKIEDLIRNGIEPKMPPVQFKDVKLSNSNIVLVLRIPKSWRSPHRVILKKDYRFFSRNSHGKQSLDVEEIRLAFNFSETFTERIKKFREDRISNLMAGESPVPLEEGAKFLLHLIPVNSFNVGQNYEIESIISDINKLKPIYGAPAYRRYNIDGFLVYDLIGEKADSYVQIYRNGIIEASVTSLINNPEKLFTRSLHEKQLIRSLNSYLNIYNELNVELPVFIFLTALGVKGFAMSPHPRSFPIRLNPPNVIDRDVLLLPELLIEDYEVKTSKILKPCFDSVWNACGQAKSPNYDENGDWKPEQE, encoded by the coding sequence ATGATTAGAAAGAATATTGAAGAAATAACTGAAGAAGATTTACAATCCCTTGTTGAGGATGAAGTCTTAGAATCTAGAACGATAGAATACAAAAGTGCGTTGAATATTGGTCGTGATAAAGATAAAAGAGAATTTTTAGCTGATGTTTCTTCATTTACAAATGCTAGTGGGGGAGACCTCATATTTGGAATAAAAGAAAATGATGGGATCCCTACAGAAGTTGAAGGTATTCCTGTTGATAATTTAGACGAGCTAAAAGGCAAGATCGAAGATTTGATCCGGAATGGTATTGAACCCAAAATGCCTCCAGTACAATTTAAAGATGTTAAACTTTCCAATTCAAATATTGTATTGGTACTTAGAATTCCTAAAAGCTGGAGAAGCCCACATAGAGTTATACTGAAAAAGGATTACAGATTTTTCTCAAGAAATTCACATGGGAAACAATCTTTGGATGTTGAAGAGATTAGATTGGCTTTTAATTTCTCAGAAACATTTACAGAAAGAATTAAAAAATTTAGGGAAGATAGAATATCAAATTTAATGGCAGGAGAGTCCCCAGTACCTCTTGAAGAAGGAGCAAAATTTTTACTTCATTTAATACCTGTTAATTCCTTTAACGTAGGTCAAAATTATGAAATTGAATCAATTATTTCTGATATAAACAAATTGAAACCTATTTATGGTGCACCTGCATATCGAAGATATAACATAGATGGATTTTTAGTTTATGATTTAATTGGTGAAAAAGCGGATTCTTATGTTCAGATTTACAGAAATGGAATTATTGAAGCTAGTGTCACCTCTTTAATAAATAATCCGGAAAAATTATTTACCCGAAGCCTTCATGAAAAACAGTTAATTCGATCTCTTAATTCCTATTTAAATATTTATAATGAACTAAATGTGGAATTACCTGTTTTTATATTCTTGACAGCATTGGGGGTGAAAGGTTTTGCAATGTCTCCTCATCCAAGGTCATTTCCAATCAGATTAAATCCACCAAATGTTATTGACAGAGATGTTCTACTTTTACCAGAACTATTAATTGAAGATTATGAGGTTAAAACCTCAAAAATCTTAAAACCATGTTTCGATTCTGTATGGAATGCTTGTGGACAAGCTAAATCGCCCAATTATGACGAAAATGGAGATTGGAAACCAGAACAAGAGTAA
- a CDS encoding nitroreductase family protein translates to MEFQKLVQQRFASREYEDRKIDDALIDEILEMVRLSPSALNMQPWKIKVVADDDLKEQLYDKSFYQSQITKCSHVLVFCANRDLQGQIEKIINGMKAAGVPEEQINRYKTATQLVLSGSEESVLCEAQKNVYIAVTQAIYAAKSLGIDSCIVQGFEPAAYSEILELPSNLVPTLLVTLGYAADSPRPKVRFPKEDIFF, encoded by the coding sequence ATGGAATTCCAAAAATTGGTGCAACAAAGGTTTGCTTCTCGAGAATATGAAGATAGAAAAATTGATGATGCTCTGATAGATGAAATACTGGAAATGGTAAGACTTTCACCTTCTGCACTGAATATGCAGCCATGGAAAATAAAAGTGGTGGCAGATGATGACTTGAAAGAACAGTTATACGATAAATCTTTTTATCAAAGCCAGATAACCAAGTGTTCCCATGTGCTGGTGTTCTGCGCCAACAGAGATCTCCAGGGACAGATAGAAAAGATAATTAATGGTATGAAGGCTGCTGGAGTTCCTGAAGAACAAATAAACAGGTATAAAACAGCCACCCAACTGGTGCTCAGTGGCTCTGAAGAATCAGTGCTCTGTGAAGCACAGAAAAACGTTTATATTGCAGTAACCCAGGCTATCTATGCTGCCAAATCCTTGGGAATAGATTCCTGTATTGTACAGGGATTTGAACCTGCAGCTTACTCTGAGATTTTGGAACTACCATCTAATCTGGTGCCAACACTCCTGGTTACATTGGGGTATGCTGCTGATAGTCCAAGGCCCAAAGTTAGATTCCCTAAAGAAGATATATTCTTCTAA
- a CDS encoding VOC family protein produces MKVKNSVVAAENLDESASFYTDVLGMEEVRRFSPVKGLTIAFFKGEGEATIELVEGEKGKKGLYMVGVEVEDMAEEIAKLKAKGVELTRGHIGPPGGPKVAFLEGPDGVEIELIQP; encoded by the coding sequence ATGAAGGTTAAAAACAGCGTTGTTGCTGCGGAAAATCTGGACGAATCTGCCAGTTTTTACACGGATGTCTTGGGAATGGAAGAAGTAAGGCGTTTTAGCCCAGTAAAAGGTTTAACCATAGCCTTCTTTAAAGGTGAAGGAGAAGCCACCATAGAACTCGTAGAAGGTGAAAAAGGCAAAAAAGGTCTTTACATGGTCGGTGTAGAAGTGGAAGATATGGCTGAAGAAATCGCTAAATTAAAAGCCAAAGGTGTTGAATTAACCCGAGGCCACATTGGTCCACCGGGAGGTCCTAAAGTGGCCTTTTTAGAGGGTCCAGATGGTGTGGAGATAGAGCTGATACAGCCGTGA
- a CDS encoding MFS transporter — translation MVKVNTMKYEEAKDGPGKIVLATLILVAGVANLNLSVANVALPSIGLAFDASQVQLNLIAVGYSLGLAASVLWFGALGDHHGRKLMLIAGTLLAIPSSLMAGFAPTVEVLIMARILGGLAAGMAFPTTLSLIAALWSGPARTKSIALWSGIGAAIAALGPLLSGYILLSREWGYVFLITVPLAILALFMAIKYVPSHVNETKDPLDNLGGMLSLLMLGALILAINFAPVPNSGNLVITLLLMAVIMGFLFIIRQKRVENPLYDLEVAGRRIFWVAACAGIIVFGSLMGAMYVGQQFLQNVLNYSTLDAGLAILPAALCMILVAPQSARLVESKGARFTLLVGYLFCLLGFFAMLLLWKDNIPYWKVGLAYALVGVGVGLAGTPASHSLTGSVPVERVGMASGTADLQRDFGGAIMTSIFGATLTAGYAHAFAAQISNLSTTAQQKISGTIEVELQKSYASAATMAQQHPAYSKQIMAAAKSSFLVGDQWTYLIGIMAILLGAAIIFFIFPKKDEERYLLKKYHDVDEQSSSQGVDGKQK, via the coding sequence ATGGTCAAGGTTAACACTATGAAATATGAAGAAGCAAAGGATGGACCTGGAAAAATCGTTTTAGCAACTCTAATCTTAGTGGCAGGGGTGGCCAACCTTAATCTATCCGTTGCAAACGTAGCTCTTCCTTCAATAGGGCTTGCTTTTGATGCTTCGCAGGTTCAGTTAAATCTCATTGCTGTAGGATATTCTCTGGGCCTTGCTGCATCTGTGCTGTGGTTCGGTGCTCTAGGTGATCACCATGGCCGAAAATTAATGTTAATTGCAGGAACTCTCCTGGCCATACCCTCCTCTTTAATGGCAGGTTTTGCGCCAACGGTGGAAGTCCTGATCATGGCACGTATCCTAGGTGGATTGGCTGCTGGAATGGCTTTTCCCACCACTCTATCCTTGATTGCAGCATTATGGTCTGGTCCTGCTAGAACAAAATCCATAGCACTGTGGTCAGGTATAGGGGCTGCCATTGCAGCACTTGGGCCATTACTCTCAGGATACATACTACTTTCCCGGGAATGGGGTTATGTATTCCTAATAACCGTGCCTTTAGCAATTTTAGCGTTGTTCATGGCTATTAAGTATGTACCCTCCCATGTGAATGAGACAAAGGATCCCTTGGATAACCTTGGTGGAATGTTATCTCTTCTAATGCTTGGAGCATTGATCCTGGCCATAAATTTTGCTCCAGTTCCAAATTCAGGTAATTTAGTCATTACACTGTTATTAATGGCTGTAATTATGGGATTTTTATTTATCATACGTCAAAAACGTGTTGAAAATCCCCTCTACGATCTTGAAGTAGCTGGTCGGAGAATATTCTGGGTAGCTGCCTGTGCAGGGATAATCGTTTTTGGATCACTCATGGGGGCAATGTACGTGGGACAGCAGTTTTTACAGAACGTTCTGAATTATTCAACACTTGATGCAGGATTAGCAATTTTACCTGCAGCTCTATGTATGATACTGGTGGCACCCCAATCTGCCAGACTCGTAGAATCTAAAGGGGCCAGATTTACTCTTCTGGTGGGTTATCTATTCTGTTTGTTGGGTTTTTTTGCAATGCTACTGCTATGGAAGGACAACATCCCCTATTGGAAGGTGGGATTGGCCTATGCATTGGTGGGTGTGGGTGTGGGATTGGCAGGAACCCCTGCTTCACATTCTCTGACGGGCTCTGTACCTGTTGAAAGAGTAGGCATGGCCTCAGGAACGGCAGATTTACAGAGGGATTTTGGTGGGGCCATCATGACATCCATATTTGGGGCCACACTCACAGCAGGTTATGCCCATGCCTTCGCTGCACAAATAAGTAATCTATCCACCACAGCCCAGCAGAAGATCTCCGGCACCATAGAGGTGGAGTTACAAAAATCCTATGCAAGCGCAGCCACAATGGCCCAACAGCACCCAGCATACTCGAAACAGATTATGGCTGCAGCCAAATCCTCATTTTTGGTGGGAGATCAGTGGACCTACCTCATTGGAATTATGGCCATTCTCCTTGGAGCTGCAATTATCTTCTTCATATTCCCTAAAAAAGACGAAGAAAGATATTTACTGAAAAAGTATCATGATGTTGATGAGCAAAGTTCCTCTCAAGGTGTTGATGGGAAACAGAAGTAA
- a CDS encoding APC family permease: MKKEKNTSTIGLWSAVAIGIGGMIGAGIFSVLGIAAKITGNLVYLSFIFAGVIALLSTYSYAKLSSKYPSAGGPVEFLIRGFGDGILSGGFNFLLYFGYVFVLGVYAEAFGSYAATFLPQELFKIGVDVFAILIILIFTLINFLGPKAVGKSETLIVGIKVSILIVFAVVGLFFIKPSLLTISTQINMGTILTAAALLFLGYEGFGLITNTAEDIENPRKNIPRALYLSVIMVMLIYVLVSISVVGNLSIPTIGKTSDYALAAAAKPFAGSLGFTVMVLAALFSTSSAINATLYGGANVSYLMAKKGELPHFFRRKLWLEGKEGLLITSGLVIALIFFLNLSSIAMMGSAAFLLIYTGVNLAHLKLCNETRAHRSIIYLAILGCMFSFSVLAYYELFHSPLTIVVLAGAVLFSFSFEAMYRKFSRRKFKIRTINH; this comes from the coding sequence ATGAAAAAAGAAAAAAACACTTCAACTATTGGTCTGTGGTCTGCTGTGGCCATAGGTATTGGTGGGATGATTGGTGCAGGTATTTTTTCTGTTTTGGGTATCGCAGCCAAAATAACTGGAAACTTGGTTTATCTGTCCTTCATTTTCGCAGGAGTGATCGCTCTTTTAAGCACATATTCCTATGCTAAACTTTCATCAAAATACCCCTCTGCCGGCGGCCCAGTTGAATTTTTAATCCGTGGCTTTGGGGACGGAATTTTAAGTGGAGGATTCAATTTTTTACTTTATTTCGGATATGTTTTCGTTTTAGGAGTTTATGCAGAAGCATTTGGAAGCTATGCAGCTACCTTCCTGCCCCAGGAATTATTTAAAATAGGAGTGGATGTCTTTGCAATTCTCATAATCCTCATATTCACTTTGATCAATTTTCTGGGCCCTAAAGCCGTTGGAAAATCAGAAACTCTCATCGTTGGGATAAAAGTAAGCATATTGATTGTATTTGCAGTGGTTGGCCTATTTTTCATTAAACCCTCGTTACTGACTATTTCAACACAGATTAACATGGGCACCATACTAACAGCAGCAGCTCTTTTATTTCTGGGTTATGAGGGTTTTGGTTTAATTACCAACACAGCAGAGGATATAGAAAATCCTCGTAAAAATATACCGCGGGCTTTGTATTTGTCCGTCATAATGGTTATGTTGATTTATGTACTGGTTTCCATTTCAGTGGTTGGGAATCTTTCCATCCCCACTATAGGTAAAACATCAGATTATGCCTTAGCAGCAGCAGCAAAACCCTTTGCTGGTTCTTTGGGTTTCACAGTCATGGTTTTGGCTGCACTGTTTTCCACATCCTCTGCTATAAATGCCACTTTATATGGTGGGGCCAATGTGAGTTACCTCATGGCCAAAAAAGGAGAATTACCCCATTTTTTCAGGAGAAAACTGTGGTTGGAAGGTAAAGAAGGCCTTCTCATTACCAGTGGGCTGGTGATCGCACTGATATTTTTCTTGAACCTGAGTAGCATTGCTATGATGGGCAGCGCAGCATTTTTACTCATTTACACCGGGGTTAATCTTGCCCACCTTAAACTGTGCAATGAAACCCGAGCTCACAGATCCATTATTTATCTGGCTATCCTGGGCTGCATGTTCTCTTTTTCAGTTTTGGCCTATTACGAGCTCTTCCATTCTCCATTAACAATAGTTGTTCTTGCTGGGGCAGTTCTGTTTTCCTTTTCATTCGAAGCAATGTACAGAAAATTTTCCAGAAGAAAATTTAAAATAAGGACAATTAATCATTAA